Proteins encoded together in one Mycobacterium simiae window:
- a CDS encoding alcohol dehydrogenase catalytic domain-containing protein, with protein sequence MRTVVVDGPRNIRIDTRPDPAVPGVGGAIVEVAAAGICGSDLHFYEADFPMPDPIALGHEAIGTVVDVGPDVRTVQPGDQVMVSSVTGCGSCPGCATRDPVLCYAGFQIFGGGLLGGAQADLLAVPAADFQLLKVPEGITTEQALLLTDNLPTGWAAAQRADIPLGGTVAVFGLGAVGLCALRSALFQGAATVFAVDQVDGRLHRAAGWGAAPIKAPAVEAILAATGGRGADAVIDAVATDASLTDALNAVRPGGTVSVVGVHDLNPFPLNALGCLIRSITLRMTTAPVQRTWPELIPLLQSGRLNVDGIFTTSLPLHEAAKGYATAQARSGDDVKVLLTP encoded by the coding sequence ATGCGTACGGTAGTCGTCGACGGCCCCCGCAATATCCGGATCGACACCCGCCCGGATCCGGCCGTGCCCGGTGTCGGCGGAGCGATCGTCGAAGTCGCCGCCGCCGGCATCTGCGGATCCGATCTGCATTTCTACGAAGCCGACTTCCCGATGCCCGACCCGATCGCGTTGGGGCACGAAGCAATCGGAACGGTCGTGGACGTCGGCCCCGACGTACGCACGGTCCAACCCGGAGATCAGGTGATGGTGTCGTCGGTGACCGGATGCGGCAGTTGCCCGGGATGCGCCACCCGCGATCCGGTCCTGTGTTACGCCGGCTTTCAGATCTTCGGTGGCGGCCTGCTCGGCGGCGCGCAGGCCGACCTGCTCGCCGTCCCGGCCGCGGATTTCCAGCTGTTGAAGGTGCCCGAGGGGATCACCACCGAGCAGGCCCTGCTGCTCACCGACAACCTGCCCACCGGCTGGGCGGCGGCCCAGCGCGCCGACATTCCGCTGGGTGGAACCGTGGCGGTGTTCGGTCTGGGCGCGGTCGGTTTGTGTGCCCTGCGTAGCGCTCTGTTTCAAGGCGCTGCAACAGTTTTCGCTGTTGACCAGGTGGACGGCCGGTTGCACCGCGCCGCGGGATGGGGGGCCGCGCCGATCAAAGCGCCGGCGGTAGAGGCGATCCTGGCCGCGACCGGCGGCCGCGGCGCCGACGCCGTGATCGACGCAGTCGCCACGGACGCCTCGCTGACGGATGCGCTCAACGCAGTACGGCCTGGCGGCACCGTTTCGGTGGTCGGGGTGCACGACTTGAACCCGTTTCCGCTCAACGCACTGGGTTGCTTGATTCGCAGCATTACCCTGCGGATGACCACGGCGCCGGTGCAGCGCACCTGGCCCGAGCTGATTCCGCTGTTGCAGTCCGGGCGGCTCAACGTCGACGGCATCTTCACCACGTCGTTGCCGTTGCACGAAGCGGCCAAGGGCTATGCCACCGCGCAGGCACGGTCCGGCGACGATGTCAAGGTGCTGCTGACGCCCTAG
- a CDS encoding nitronate monooxygenase, which translates to MHTPICDELGIEFPIFAFTHCRDVVVAVSKAGGFGVLGAVGFTPEQLEIELNWIDENIGDHPYGVDIVIPNKYEGMDSNQSAEELAETLRKMVPQEHLDFGKKILADHGVPVEDSDGDTLQLLGWTEATATPQVEVALKHPKVKMIANALGTPPADMIKHIHDAGLKVAALCGSPSQARKHADAGVDIIIAQGGEAGGHCGEVGSIVLWPQVVKEVAPVPVLGAGGIGSGQQIAAALALGCQGAWTGSQWLMVEESSNTPVQQAAYIKAGSRDTVRSRSFTGKPARMLRNDWTEAWEQPGNPKPLGMPLQYMVSGMAVRATNRYPNESVDVAFNPVGQVVGQFQKVEKTSTVIERWVQEYLEATNRLDELNEAAVV; encoded by the coding sequence ATGCATACCCCTATTTGCGACGAACTCGGCATCGAGTTCCCGATCTTCGCCTTCACCCACTGCCGCGATGTCGTGGTGGCGGTCAGCAAGGCCGGGGGGTTCGGCGTTCTCGGAGCCGTCGGCTTCACGCCCGAGCAATTGGAAATCGAGCTCAACTGGATCGACGAGAACATCGGCGACCACCCCTATGGCGTCGACATCGTCATTCCGAACAAGTACGAGGGCATGGACTCCAACCAGTCCGCCGAGGAACTGGCCGAGACGCTGCGCAAGATGGTGCCGCAGGAACACCTGGATTTCGGGAAGAAGATCCTCGCCGATCACGGCGTACCCGTCGAGGACAGTGACGGCGACACGTTGCAGTTGCTCGGCTGGACCGAGGCGACGGCCACGCCGCAGGTCGAGGTGGCGCTCAAGCACCCGAAGGTCAAGATGATCGCGAACGCGCTCGGCACTCCGCCCGCCGACATGATCAAGCACATCCACGATGCCGGCCTCAAGGTTGCCGCGCTGTGCGGATCGCCGTCGCAGGCACGCAAGCACGCCGATGCCGGCGTCGACATCATCATCGCCCAGGGCGGCGAGGCCGGCGGACACTGCGGCGAAGTGGGTTCCATCGTGCTGTGGCCGCAGGTCGTCAAGGAGGTGGCTCCGGTCCCCGTCCTCGGAGCGGGCGGCATCGGCAGTGGTCAGCAGATCGCCGCGGCCCTGGCGCTGGGCTGCCAGGGTGCCTGGACCGGTTCGCAGTGGCTGATGGTCGAGGAATCCTCGAACACCCCGGTTCAGCAGGCCGCCTACATCAAGGCGGGCAGCCGCGACACTGTCCGCAGCCGTTCCTTCACCGGCAAGCCCGCCCGGATGCTGCGCAACGACTGGACCGAGGCCTGGGAGCAGCCGGGCAACCCGAAGCCGCTCGGAATGCCGTTGCAGTACATGGTGTCCGGTATGGCGGTGCGCGCCACCAACAGGTACCCCAACGAGTCCGTCGACGTCGCCTTCAACCCCGTCGGGCAGGTGGTCGGTCAGTTCCAAAAGGTCGAGAAGACCTCGACCGTGATCGAGCGCTGGGTGCAGGAGTACTTGGAAGCGACGAACAGGCTCGACGAACTCAACGAGGCCGCCGTCGTCTAG
- a CDS encoding flavin-containing monooxygenase translates to MRSPYSGRPFTTPTPEIAMALEDLSIPTLLLSLVHITGDPRFIREYKQMGIFLNEVQGFMSEEDKARARAEALTVITDYRDRGCPEPAPLSSDLIREMLDWAACEHVPDDYLPLVSEELDLDGLDPRRPAPIPAEQAADLPVLVVGCGESGLLAGIRLKQANIPFTIVEKNAGPGGTWWENSYPGARVDVANHFYCYSFEPNNDWSHFFAERDELQRYFTDVMKKHDLTEHIRWKTEVLAAEWDDDDGTWAVAVRGADGQITELRARALITAVGQLNRPQIPEFDGAASFAGPSFHSAAWDHSVDISGKRVALIGAGASGFQIAPAIAGDVAQLTVFQRTAQWMFPNAMYHDQVGDGVRWAMRHLPCYGRWYRFLVLWPGSDKGLDAAEADPNYADQQAAVSDINAAAAMMFSQWITSQVGDDEELLAKVMPDYPACGKRTLQDNGSWLQTLQRDNVDLVRTPIRKITAHAVVTDDGVAHDADVLVYATGFRHTDVLWPLKVVGRNGIDLHEMWGSRPYAYLGIMVPDFPNFFIIYGPGTHLAHGGSLIFQSELQMRYIDQCLKRLAEPGVHSIESTAEAAKDWHRRTQQQIKKMVWSHPAVKHSYFKNADGEIHTVSPWRLNEYWAAVREPDWSQLVVRHRNS, encoded by the coding sequence ATGCGCAGCCCCTACTCCGGCCGCCCTTTCACCACGCCGACCCCGGAAATCGCGATGGCGCTGGAGGACCTCAGCATCCCGACGCTGCTGCTGTCGCTCGTGCACATCACCGGCGACCCGCGCTTCATCCGTGAGTACAAGCAAATGGGCATCTTCCTCAACGAGGTGCAAGGGTTCATGTCCGAAGAGGACAAGGCCCGCGCCCGCGCCGAGGCGCTCACCGTGATCACCGACTACCGCGACCGTGGCTGCCCCGAGCCCGCACCCCTGAGCTCGGACCTGATCCGGGAAATGCTGGACTGGGCGGCCTGCGAACACGTGCCCGACGACTACCTGCCGCTGGTCTCCGAAGAACTCGACCTGGACGGCCTCGACCCCCGCCGGCCGGCGCCGATACCCGCCGAGCAGGCGGCCGACCTCCCGGTGCTCGTTGTCGGATGCGGCGAATCCGGTCTGCTGGCCGGCATTCGGCTCAAACAGGCCAACATCCCGTTCACGATCGTCGAAAAGAACGCCGGCCCAGGCGGAACCTGGTGGGAGAACAGCTATCCCGGGGCCCGCGTCGATGTGGCGAACCACTTCTATTGCTACAGCTTCGAACCGAACAACGACTGGTCTCATTTCTTCGCCGAGCGCGATGAGCTGCAGCGCTACTTCACCGACGTGATGAAAAAACACGACTTGACCGAGCACATCCGTTGGAAAACCGAGGTTTTGGCCGCCGAATGGGACGACGACGACGGCACCTGGGCCGTCGCGGTGCGTGGCGCCGACGGGCAGATCACCGAACTACGGGCACGAGCCCTGATCACCGCCGTCGGCCAGCTCAACCGACCGCAGATCCCCGAATTCGACGGTGCAGCAAGCTTCGCCGGCCCATCGTTCCACTCCGCCGCCTGGGATCATTCGGTCGACATTAGCGGTAAGCGGGTTGCACTCATCGGTGCCGGCGCCAGCGGCTTTCAGATCGCGCCGGCAATCGCCGGCGACGTCGCGCAGCTGACCGTGTTCCAGCGGACCGCGCAGTGGATGTTCCCGAACGCGATGTACCACGACCAGGTCGGCGACGGCGTGCGTTGGGCAATGCGGCACCTGCCGTGCTACGGACGTTGGTACCGCTTTCTGGTCCTGTGGCCCGGCTCGGACAAGGGTCTGGACGCGGCGGAGGCCGACCCCAACTATGCCGATCAACAGGCGGCGGTCAGCGACATCAACGCCGCCGCGGCAATGATGTTCTCGCAATGGATCACCAGCCAGGTCGGCGACGACGAGGAGCTGTTGGCCAAGGTGATGCCCGACTATCCCGCCTGCGGCAAACGGACCCTGCAGGACAACGGCAGCTGGCTACAAACGCTGCAGCGTGACAACGTCGACCTCGTCCGCACCCCGATCCGGAAGATCACGGCGCACGCAGTGGTGACCGACGACGGCGTCGCGCACGACGCCGACGTCCTCGTCTACGCCACCGGATTCCGACACACTGACGTGCTGTGGCCGCTGAAAGTGGTCGGCCGCAACGGAATTGACCTGCACGAAATGTGGGGGAGCCGACCGTACGCCTACCTGGGCATCATGGTTCCAGACTTCCCCAACTTCTTCATCATCTACGGGCCCGGGACCCACCTCGCCCACGGCGGCAGCCTGATCTTCCAGTCCGAGCTGCAGATGCGCTACATCGATCAGTGCCTGAAGCGGCTGGCCGAACCCGGCGTGCACTCGATCGAATCCACGGCCGAGGCGGCCAAAGATTGGCATCGGCGAACGCAGCAACAGATCAAGAAAATGGTGTGGTCACACCCCGCGGTCAAGCACTCCTACTTCAAGAACGCAGACGGGGAAATCCACACCGTCAGCCCGTGGCGGCTCAACGAGTACTGGGCCGCGGTCCGTGAGCCGGACTGGTCCCAATTAGTTGTGCGGCACCGTAATTCGTAG
- a CDS encoding HNH endonuclease signature motif containing protein, producing MTLASREQIEQDYDALRAAVSRVQQHSYESMTNPELLGLLEAIERETRKLHVPGHQMINQLARQATSDELGGKLTHALSDRLSISRAESARRIAEADDLGPRQALTGEPLEPRLAATAAAQREGAIGTGQIAVIRQFFAALPSWVDVETQAIAERQLAQRGTEFRPEQLRKLADRLACCLNPDGIFTDTDRARRRGLTLGKQDIDGMSRLCGWITPEARATLEAVLAKLAAPGMCNPEDLAPIVDGAPGEEAIGRDSRSTSQRNHDGLNAALRAVLASGELGQHNGLLATIIVSTTLRELESSSGKALTAGGTLLPMSDVIRMARHAHHYLTIFDDGRAIGLYHTKRLASPGQRIVLHAKDRGCSAPGCEVPGYLCEVHHVDDYAVCRTTGMDNLTFACGPHHRLIKPGGWTTRKRTNGDIEWIPPPHQERGQPRTNTFHHPETLLCDDGP from the coding sequence ATGACCCTGGCGAGCCGGGAGCAGATCGAGCAGGACTACGACGCGTTGCGCGCGGCGGTCTCCCGTGTCCAGCAGCACTCCTACGAGTCGATGACGAATCCGGAACTCCTCGGCCTGCTCGAAGCGATCGAACGCGAGACACGCAAACTCCACGTGCCCGGTCACCAGATGATCAACCAACTCGCCCGGCAGGCCACCTCCGACGAACTCGGCGGGAAACTCACCCACGCCTTGTCCGATCGTCTGAGCATCAGCCGGGCCGAGTCGGCACGACGAATCGCCGAGGCCGACGACCTGGGGCCACGCCAAGCGCTCACCGGTGAGCCGTTGGAACCACGGTTGGCGGCCACCGCGGCCGCCCAACGCGAGGGCGCCATCGGAACCGGCCAGATCGCGGTGATTCGCCAGTTCTTCGCTGCGTTGCCGTCCTGGGTGGACGTGGAAACACAGGCCATCGCCGAACGGCAATTGGCGCAACGCGGCACCGAGTTCCGCCCGGAGCAGTTGCGCAAGCTGGCGGACCGACTGGCCTGTTGCCTCAACCCGGACGGCATCTTCACCGACACGGATCGCGCCCGCCGGCGCGGATTGACATTGGGCAAGCAGGACATCGACGGGATGTCGCGGCTCTGCGGCTGGATCACCCCGGAAGCGCGCGCCACGTTGGAGGCGGTGCTCGCGAAGTTGGCCGCGCCCGGGATGTGCAATCCCGAGGACCTCGCGCCCATCGTCGACGGCGCGCCGGGGGAGGAGGCAATCGGACGGGACTCCCGCTCGACGAGCCAACGCAACCACGACGGGCTCAACGCCGCGCTGCGCGCGGTGCTGGCTAGCGGGGAACTCGGCCAGCACAACGGGCTTCTGGCAACCATTATCGTGAGCACCACGCTGCGCGAATTGGAATCCTCCAGCGGCAAGGCGCTAACGGCGGGCGGCACGCTGCTGCCCATGAGCGATGTCATCCGGATGGCCCGCCACGCGCACCACTACCTAACGATCTTCGACGACGGCCGCGCGATCGGCCTCTATCACACCAAACGGCTGGCCTCACCGGGACAACGAATTGTCCTGCACGCCAAGGACCGTGGTTGTTCGGCGCCCGGCTGCGAGGTCCCCGGGTATCTCTGCGAAGTTCACCATGTCGACGATTACGCCGTCTGCCGGACAACCGGCATGGACAACCTGACGTTCGCGTGCGGGCCACACCATCGGCTGATAAAGCCCGGCGGTTGGACGACCCGCAAACGCACCAACGGCGACATCGAATGGATCCCTCCGCCACACCAGGAGCGAGGTCAACCGCGCACCAACACGTTTCATCACCCAGAGACGTTGCTATGCGATGACGGCCCTTGA